Proteins co-encoded in one Micropterus dolomieu isolate WLL.071019.BEF.003 ecotype Adirondacks linkage group LG19, ASM2129224v1, whole genome shotgun sequence genomic window:
- the LOC123957185 gene encoding F-box and WD repeat domain-containing 11-A isoform X1, translated as MEPEMEDKTVELMNTSGMESQNHVDDLSPKKNTVLKLSNGPVVGSRKRPSEGNYEKEKEHCIALFDQWSEADQVEFVERLISRMCHYQHGHINSYLKPMLQRDFITALPAQGLDHIAENILSFLDARSLCSAELVCKEWQRVISEGMLWKKLIERMVRTDPLWKGLSERHQWEKYLFKNRTSEVPPNSYYHSLYPKIIQDIETIEANWRCGRHNLQRIQCRSENSKGVYCLQYDDDKIISGLRDNSIKIWDKQSLECLKILTGHTGSVLCLQYDERVIVTGSSDSTVRVWEVTTGEVLNTLIHHNEAVLHLRFANGLMVTCSKDRSIAVWDMASPTDISLRRVLVGHRAAVNVVDFDDKYIVSASGDRTIKVWSTSTCEFVRTLNGHKRGIACLQYRDRLVVSGSSDNTIRLWDIECGACLRVLEGHEELVRCIRFDNKRIVSGAYDGKIKVWDLQAALDPRAPASTLCLRTLVEHSGRVFRLQFDEFQIISSSHDDTILIWDFLNVSTNGQSEGRSPSRTYTYISR; from the exons ATGGAGCCGGAGATGGAGGACAAAACGGTGGAGCTGATG AACACATCAGGGATGGAGTCACAAAACCACGTGGATGATCTGTCGCCAAAGAAGAACACAgttctcaag CTTAGTAATGGTCCTGTTGTGGGGTCCCGCAAGCGTCCGTCAGAGGGGAACTACGAGAAAGAGAAGGAACACTGCATCGCCCTGTTTGACCAGTGGTCGGAGGCCGACCAGGTGGAGTTTGTCGAGCGCCTGATCTCCCGTATGTGCCACTACCAGCACGGCCACATCAACTCCTACCTCAAACCCATGCTGCAGAGGGACTTCATCACTGCACTGCCAG CCCAAGGCTTGGATCACATAGCAGAGAACATCCTGTCTTTTTTGGATGCACGCTCACTATGCTCGGCAGAGCTCGTTTGTAAGGAGTGGCAGAGGGTCATCTCTGAGGGTATGCTGTGGAAGAAGCTCATCGAACGCATGGTCCGCACCGACCCGCTCTGGAAAGGCCTGTCCGAGAGACACCAGTG GGAGAAATATCTGTTCAAGAACCGCACGTCAGAAGTCCCACCCAACTCCTACTATCACTCCCTTTATCCCAAGATCATCCAAGACATAGAG ACTATTGAGGCTAATTGGCGATGTGGCAGACACAACTTGCAGAGGATTCAGTGTCGCTCAGAAAATAGTAAAGGGGTTTACTGTCTCCAGTACGACGATGACAAGATCATCAGTGGCCTTAGAGACAATTCCATCAAG ATCTGGGATAAGCAGTCTCTGGAATGTCTGAAGATACTGACCGGTCACACAGGCTCAGTGTTGTGTCTGCAGTATGATGAGCGGGTCATCGTCACCGGGTCTTCAGACTCAACTGTCAG GGTGTGGGAGGTGACGACGGGGGAGGTACtgaacacactgatccaccATAACGAGGCAGTTCTTCACCTGCGTTTTGCCAACGGCCTGATGGTCACCTGCTCCAAGGACCGTTCAATTGCCGTATGGGACATGGCCTCCCCAACTGACATCAGCCTACGTCGGGTCCTTGTGGGACACCGGGCCGCCGTCAACGTGGTCGACTTCGACGACAAATACATCGTGTCCGCCTCAGGGGACCGCACCATCAAG GTATGGAGCACCAGCACCTGTGAGTTTGTGCGCACTCTAAATGGTCATAAGCGGGGCATTGCCTGTCTACAGTACAGAGATCGTCTGGTGGTCAGCGGCTCATCTGACAACACAATCCG GTTATGGGACATAGAGTGCGGGGCATGTTTGCGAGTGCTGGAAGGTCACGAGGAGCTGGTGCGCTGCATTCGCTTCGACAACAAAAGGATTGTCAGCGGTGCCTACGACGG CAAGATCAAGGTGTGGGACCTGCAGGCAGCCCTGGACCCACGAGCCCCCGCCAGCACATTATGTCTGCGCACTCTAGTG GAGCACTCTGGCCGCGTGTTCCGTCTCCAGTTTGATGAGTTTCAGATCATCAGCAGTTCTCACGACGACACCATTCTGATCTGGGACTTCCTGAACGTCTCGACCAATGGCCAGTCAGAGGGACGGTCTCCCTCACGCACCTACACTTACATTTCTAGATAG
- the LOC123957185 gene encoding F-box and WD repeat domain-containing 11-B isoform X2, which translates to MNHVNLRNTSGMESQNHVDDLSPKKNTVLKLSNGPVVGSRKRPSEGNYEKEKEHCIALFDQWSEADQVEFVERLISRMCHYQHGHINSYLKPMLQRDFITALPAQGLDHIAENILSFLDARSLCSAELVCKEWQRVISEGMLWKKLIERMVRTDPLWKGLSERHQWEKYLFKNRTSEVPPNSYYHSLYPKIIQDIETIEANWRCGRHNLQRIQCRSENSKGVYCLQYDDDKIISGLRDNSIKIWDKQSLECLKILTGHTGSVLCLQYDERVIVTGSSDSTVRVWEVTTGEVLNTLIHHNEAVLHLRFANGLMVTCSKDRSIAVWDMASPTDISLRRVLVGHRAAVNVVDFDDKYIVSASGDRTIKVWSTSTCEFVRTLNGHKRGIACLQYRDRLVVSGSSDNTIRLWDIECGACLRVLEGHEELVRCIRFDNKRIVSGAYDGKIKVWDLQAALDPRAPASTLCLRTLVEHSGRVFRLQFDEFQIISSSHDDTILIWDFLNVSTNGQSEGRSPSRTYTYISR; encoded by the exons ATGAACCACGTAAATTTACGG AACACATCAGGGATGGAGTCACAAAACCACGTGGATGATCTGTCGCCAAAGAAGAACACAgttctcaag CTTAGTAATGGTCCTGTTGTGGGGTCCCGCAAGCGTCCGTCAGAGGGGAACTACGAGAAAGAGAAGGAACACTGCATCGCCCTGTTTGACCAGTGGTCGGAGGCCGACCAGGTGGAGTTTGTCGAGCGCCTGATCTCCCGTATGTGCCACTACCAGCACGGCCACATCAACTCCTACCTCAAACCCATGCTGCAGAGGGACTTCATCACTGCACTGCCAG CCCAAGGCTTGGATCACATAGCAGAGAACATCCTGTCTTTTTTGGATGCACGCTCACTATGCTCGGCAGAGCTCGTTTGTAAGGAGTGGCAGAGGGTCATCTCTGAGGGTATGCTGTGGAAGAAGCTCATCGAACGCATGGTCCGCACCGACCCGCTCTGGAAAGGCCTGTCCGAGAGACACCAGTG GGAGAAATATCTGTTCAAGAACCGCACGTCAGAAGTCCCACCCAACTCCTACTATCACTCCCTTTATCCCAAGATCATCCAAGACATAGAG ACTATTGAGGCTAATTGGCGATGTGGCAGACACAACTTGCAGAGGATTCAGTGTCGCTCAGAAAATAGTAAAGGGGTTTACTGTCTCCAGTACGACGATGACAAGATCATCAGTGGCCTTAGAGACAATTCCATCAAG ATCTGGGATAAGCAGTCTCTGGAATGTCTGAAGATACTGACCGGTCACACAGGCTCAGTGTTGTGTCTGCAGTATGATGAGCGGGTCATCGTCACCGGGTCTTCAGACTCAACTGTCAG GGTGTGGGAGGTGACGACGGGGGAGGTACtgaacacactgatccaccATAACGAGGCAGTTCTTCACCTGCGTTTTGCCAACGGCCTGATGGTCACCTGCTCCAAGGACCGTTCAATTGCCGTATGGGACATGGCCTCCCCAACTGACATCAGCCTACGTCGGGTCCTTGTGGGACACCGGGCCGCCGTCAACGTGGTCGACTTCGACGACAAATACATCGTGTCCGCCTCAGGGGACCGCACCATCAAG GTATGGAGCACCAGCACCTGTGAGTTTGTGCGCACTCTAAATGGTCATAAGCGGGGCATTGCCTGTCTACAGTACAGAGATCGTCTGGTGGTCAGCGGCTCATCTGACAACACAATCCG GTTATGGGACATAGAGTGCGGGGCATGTTTGCGAGTGCTGGAAGGTCACGAGGAGCTGGTGCGCTGCATTCGCTTCGACAACAAAAGGATTGTCAGCGGTGCCTACGACGG CAAGATCAAGGTGTGGGACCTGCAGGCAGCCCTGGACCCACGAGCCCCCGCCAGCACATTATGTCTGCGCACTCTAGTG GAGCACTCTGGCCGCGTGTTCCGTCTCCAGTTTGATGAGTTTCAGATCATCAGCAGTTCTCACGACGACACCATTCTGATCTGGGACTTCCTGAACGTCTCGACCAATGGCCAGTCAGAGGGACGGTCTCCCTCACGCACCTACACTTACATTTCTAGATAG
- the fgf18a gene encoding fibroblast growth factor 18a isoform X2 — protein sequence MWPLLSTLTVLCIQMLLVMCNPLQVLGVDGVNFSVHVENQTQVRDTMSRRHHRVYQLYSRTSGKHVQVLGRRISARGEDGDKYAQLVVEADTFGSQVRIRGKETNFYLCMNRRGKLVGKKASNRSADCVFVEKVLENHYTALMSARYTDWYVGFTKRGRPRRGPHTLPNQQDVHFMKRFPPGEQPDLTTPFRFTTVSKRGKRVRATGPR from the exons ATGTGGCCCCTTCTTTCCACGCTGACCGTCTT ATGTATCCAGATGTTGCTGGTGATGTGCAATCCATTACAG GTACTTGGTGTGGATGGGGTCaacttcagtgtgcatgtgGAGAACCAGACGCAGGTGCGAGACACCATGAGTCGGCGACACCACCGGGTGTACCAGCTCTACAGCCGCACCAGTGGTAAACATGTCCAGGTGCTGGGACGCAGAATCAGCGCTCGAGGAGAAGATGGAGACAAATAtg CCCAGCTTGTAGTGGAGGCCGATACCTTTGGTAGCCAGGTGAGAATCCGAGGAAAAGAAACCAATTTCTACCTGTGCATGAACCGTCGCGGCAAGCTGGTAGGAAAG AAGGCCAGTAATCGAAGTGCTGACTGTGTCTTCGTGGAAAAGGTCCTGGAAAACCACTACACAGCTCTGATGTCAGCGCGCTACACAGACTGGTATGTGGGCTTCACTAAAAGAGGACGTCCACGCCGTGGACCCCACACACTCCCCAACCAGCAGGACGTACACTTCATGAAGCGCTTCCCGCCTGGGGAACAGCCCGACCTCACCACACCCTTCCGCTTCACCACCGTCAGCAAGCGGGGCAAGAGGGTGCGCGCTACCGGGCCCCGCTAG
- the fgf18a gene encoding fibroblast growth factor 18a isoform X1: MWPLLSTLTVLCIQMLLVMCNPLQQVLGVDGVNFSVHVENQTQVRDTMSRRHHRVYQLYSRTSGKHVQVLGRRISARGEDGDKYAQLVVEADTFGSQVRIRGKETNFYLCMNRRGKLVGKKASNRSADCVFVEKVLENHYTALMSARYTDWYVGFTKRGRPRRGPHTLPNQQDVHFMKRFPPGEQPDLTTPFRFTTVSKRGKRVRATGPR, from the exons ATGTGGCCCCTTCTTTCCACGCTGACCGTCTT ATGTATCCAGATGTTGCTGGTGATGTGCAATCCATTACAG CAGGTACTTGGTGTGGATGGGGTCaacttcagtgtgcatgtgGAGAACCAGACGCAGGTGCGAGACACCATGAGTCGGCGACACCACCGGGTGTACCAGCTCTACAGCCGCACCAGTGGTAAACATGTCCAGGTGCTGGGACGCAGAATCAGCGCTCGAGGAGAAGATGGAGACAAATAtg CCCAGCTTGTAGTGGAGGCCGATACCTTTGGTAGCCAGGTGAGAATCCGAGGAAAAGAAACCAATTTCTACCTGTGCATGAACCGTCGCGGCAAGCTGGTAGGAAAG AAGGCCAGTAATCGAAGTGCTGACTGTGTCTTCGTGGAAAAGGTCCTGGAAAACCACTACACAGCTCTGATGTCAGCGCGCTACACAGACTGGTATGTGGGCTTCACTAAAAGAGGACGTCCACGCCGTGGACCCCACACACTCCCCAACCAGCAGGACGTACACTTCATGAAGCGCTTCCCGCCTGGGGAACAGCCCGACCTCACCACACCCTTCCGCTTCACCACCGTCAGCAAGCGGGGCAAGAGGGTGCGCGCTACCGGGCCCCGCTAG